One Thalassotalea hakodatensis DNA segment encodes these proteins:
- a CDS encoding YbaB/EbfC family nucleoid-associated protein → MMKGGMGNIMKQAQQMQAKMQKMQEELANMEVTGESGAGMVKVTMTGSHSVRRVEIDESLLEDDKEMVEDLVAAAINDAVRRVEEQNKEKMGSVTGGMQMPPGMKMPF, encoded by the coding sequence ATGATGAAAGGCGGAATGGGCAACATAATGAAACAAGCCCAACAAATGCAAGCAAAAATGCAGAAAATGCAAGAAGAGCTCGCAAATATGGAAGTGACTGGTGAGTCTGGTGCAGGTATGGTAAAAGTCACCATGACAGGTAGCCATAGTGTTCGTCGTGTAGAGATCGATGAGAGCCTTCTAGAAGATGATAAAGAAATGGTGGAAGACTTAGTTGCCGCTGCAATTAATGATGCTGTAAGACGCGTTGAAGAGCAAAATAAAGAAAAGATGGGCTCTGTCACAGGTGGTATGCAAATGCCTCCAGGGATGAAGATGCCGTTTTAA